In the Oncorhynchus nerka isolate Pitt River linkage group LG2, Oner_Uvic_2.0, whole genome shotgun sequence genome, one interval contains:
- the LOC135572451 gene encoding putative nuclease HARBI1 → MSSSPSLATEDSVTSKRSSIGLQMVCNADCVISNVVAKWPGSVHDSRIFLASEIYQCLSQGEFSGVLLGDRGYGCQPFLLTPFTDPQEAQQAYNHAHARTRARVEMTFGLLKARFHCLHKLRVSPVRACDITVACAVLHNVACLRKERAPECHQPWTGTIRQSSLMTTVVGC, encoded by the exons atgtcttcatctccttccctggccacagaagactctgtgacatcaaagaggagttctataggattgcag atggtctgcaatgctgactgtgtgatcagcaatgttgtggcaaaatggcctggctcagtccatgactccagaatctttcttgcctctgaaatctatcagtgcctatcacaag gtgaattctctggtgtgttgctgggagacagggggtatggctgccagccttttctcctgacacctttcacagacccccaggaagcacagcaggcctacaaccatgcccatgccaggaccagggccagagttgaaatgacctttggcctcctgaaggcacgctttcactgccttcacaaattaagggtcagccctgttagggcatgtgatattactgtggcttgtgctgtcctccacaatgtggcctgcctgaggaaggagagggccccagagtgccaccagccatggactgggacaatccggcaatcttccctgatgacgacagtggtcggctgctga